One Candidatus Poribacteria bacterium genomic window carries:
- a CDS encoding Gfo/Idh/MocA family oxidoreductase has protein sequence MYKTAFLGCGGRARAHASAYRFVKRGKIAAICDMNEELLNSFGDDFDVSSRYTDLDEMLEKEKPDVLHIVTAPVLRGTSERIRYPLMKQASNHGVPAAIVEKPIAVESEDWKQIAGLAEETKTKFVVNTQLNFHPQNLELKRDVAEGRIGEIKFIDASARSTPVDQAPHVLQLVSSYIDNSRPVRVLGQISGREQLDSAQPSPMHAAGQAIYENGLHVSLAFGTGMGTLASDSESTVAHKRVFVVGTKGFVHWRFSSWERATPEGGYEGGPLNYGEQDIAAQGNLTEAVFDWLDDENNVHPTHLKQSLAEFNLLLGLYYSGITNEIIDLPFEPPDGLMDSLREKL, from the coding sequence ATGTATAAAACAGCGTTCTTAGGATGTGGCGGTCGCGCCCGCGCACATGCAAGTGCCTACCGTTTCGTCAAACGCGGCAAAATCGCCGCAATCTGCGATATGAATGAAGAACTCCTCAACAGTTTTGGAGATGACTTCGACGTTTCCTCACGCTACACCGACCTTGATGAAATGCTTGAGAAAGAGAAGCCGGATGTCCTCCACATCGTCACTGCACCAGTGCTACGTGGGACGAGTGAACGTATCCGATATCCGTTGATGAAGCAAGCATCCAACCACGGTGTTCCAGCGGCGATTGTAGAAAAGCCGATTGCTGTCGAGAGCGAAGATTGGAAGCAGATTGCGGGGTTAGCGGAAGAGACGAAAACAAAGTTTGTCGTCAATACGCAACTCAACTTCCATCCACAAAACCTTGAATTGAAGCGGGACGTCGCAGAAGGACGTATCGGCGAGATTAAGTTCATTGATGCAAGTGCGCGCAGTACGCCCGTTGATCAAGCACCGCATGTGCTGCAGTTGGTGTCCTCCTATATTGATAACTCGCGTCCGGTACGGGTGCTGGGTCAAATCTCGGGGAGAGAGCAATTAGACTCAGCGCAGCCGTCTCCCATGCATGCCGCTGGACAAGCCATATATGAGAACGGTCTCCACGTCTCTCTTGCGTTTGGCACCGGTATGGGAACATTGGCATCGGATAGTGAGAGCACTGTTGCGCATAAACGTGTATTTGTCGTTGGAACGAAAGGATTTGTCCACTGGCGTTTCAGCAGTTGGGAGCGTGCAACCCCAGAGGGTGGCTACGAAGGCGGTCCACTGAACTATGGAGAACAAGATATTGCTGCGCAAGGCAACCTCACGGAGGCGGTCTTTGATTGGCTCGACGATGAGAACAACGTACACCCAACGCATCTCAAGCAATCACTTGCGGAGTTTAACCTCCTCCTCGGTCTTTACTATAGTGGAATAACAAACGAGATTATTGATCTCCCGTTTGAACCACCTGATGGCTTGATGGATTCGCTTCGAGAAAAGTTGTAA
- a CDS encoding phytanoyl-CoA dioxygenase family protein, producing the protein MGTNSEKFTEQGYLVVQSVLAESDLTPLIAVVSEVVEARATELYNEGVIPDTYKEMSFEHRWHAVLKACGRENEVFGWHTLVFSEALFDLITHPKVLDVLESLIGSDIQFNGDFWVRPKLPNEKLTTLPWHQDSAYMPNTENDTHLTVWLPLVDVKPENGPLQFLPGSHKLGLQTYHRVPGEAFAVPELSPTSSDTDIHTLEMKKGDLLVFNNLVFHRSLFNRSDIIRWSVDFRFSSTGTSLDGLWHEAIACPAREGGTRQCPTSWQTWRAQWEASPHKDRFV; encoded by the coding sequence ATGGGAACGAATTCTGAAAAATTTACAGAACAAGGTTACCTTGTCGTCCAATCGGTGCTAGCTGAGTCTGATCTTACCCCGTTAATTGCTGTTGTCTCTGAAGTCGTTGAGGCACGCGCTACTGAACTCTATAACGAAGGTGTCATCCCGGATACATACAAAGAGATGTCTTTTGAACACCGTTGGCATGCTGTCCTAAAAGCGTGTGGCAGAGAAAACGAGGTCTTTGGCTGGCATACGCTTGTCTTCAGCGAAGCACTCTTTGATCTGATAACCCATCCAAAGGTGCTGGATGTCTTAGAATCCCTTATCGGAAGCGATATTCAGTTCAACGGCGACTTTTGGGTGCGTCCAAAACTCCCAAACGAAAAGTTGACGACACTCCCGTGGCACCAAGACAGCGCGTATATGCCGAACACCGAAAACGATACGCACCTCACTGTATGGCTCCCACTCGTCGATGTCAAACCAGAAAATGGCCCCCTACAATTCCTGCCCGGAAGCCATAAATTAGGTTTACAAACCTATCACCGTGTTCCGGGTGAGGCATTCGCTGTGCCGGAGCTCTCTCCCACATCATCTGACACTGATATTCACACCTTAGAAATGAAGAAGGGTGACCTGCTTGTGTTCAACAACCTGGTCTTCCATCGGTCGCTATTCAACCGCAGCGATATTATTCGTTGGTCGGTGGATTTTCGGTTCAGTTCGACCGGCACTTCACTGGATGGACTTTGGCACGAAGCGATTGCATGCCCTGCTCGTGAGGGCGGAACTCGGCAATGTCCAACGTCGTGGCAGACGTGGCGTGCCCAATGGGAAGCCAGTCCACATAAAGACAGATTTGTTTAA
- a CDS encoding Gfo/Idh/MocA family oxidoreductase, whose amino-acid sequence MYKTAMLGCGGRARGHADAYRFVKRGKLAAICDMNEERLNGFGADFDILSRYTDLDEMLEKEKPDVLHIVTSPVIPSSNERIRYPLMKQASDHGVPAAIIEKPAAIEGEDWKQIAGLAEETQTKFVVNTQLNFHPKNLELKRDVAAGRIGEIRFIDASARSRSAEQGGHVLQLVSSYIDDAHPVRVLGQIAGSEHLNSAGGHPGPTHAAAQVLYENGVHVSIAFGTEMAQMASDDPGIYGHKRVLVVGTKGFVHWRFSSWERSTLDGGYESGPLNYGEQDVVAQANFTEAIFDWLEDENKAHPTHLKQSLVENNLILGMYHSGITNEIVDLPFEPPDGLMDALRERL is encoded by the coding sequence ATGTACAAAACTGCGATGTTAGGGTGTGGGGGGCGCGCCCGTGGGCACGCAGATGCGTATCGTTTCGTCAAACGCGGTAAGCTCGCTGCAATCTGCGATATGAACGAAGAACGACTCAATGGCTTCGGTGCTGACTTCGATATCCTATCCCGCTATACCGACTTAGACGAGATGCTTGAAAAAGAGAAGCCCGATGTCCTGCATATCGTCACAAGTCCTGTGATTCCGAGTAGCAACGAACGGATCCGTTATCCGTTGATGAAACAGGCATCCGATCACGGCGTGCCAGCGGCGATTATTGAAAAACCGGCTGCTATTGAAGGCGAGGATTGGAAGCAGATTGCGGGGTTAGCAGAAGAGACGCAGACGAAATTTGTCGTCAATACACAACTCAATTTCCACCCGAAAAACTTGGAACTAAAAAGAGATGTCGCAGCAGGACGTATCGGCGAGATTAGGTTTATTGATGCTAGTGCACGTAGTAGATCCGCCGAGCAGGGAGGACATGTGCTACAGTTGGTGTCCTCTTACATTGACGACGCGCATCCGGTCCGGGTTCTTGGACAAATCGCTGGCAGCGAGCATTTAAATTCTGCGGGTGGGCATCCCGGTCCGACACATGCTGCCGCTCAGGTTTTGTATGAGAACGGTGTCCATGTCTCTATTGCGTTTGGTACGGAGATGGCACAAATGGCATCCGATGACCCGGGTATCTACGGGCACAAACGTGTGCTTGTTGTCGGGACGAAGGGCTTTGTACATTGGCGTTTCAGCAGTTGGGAACGTTCAACATTGGACGGTGGCTATGAGAGCGGTCCACTGAACTACGGGGAGCAAGATGTTGTTGCACAGGCTAATTTCACCGAAGCTATCTTTGATTGGTTAGAAGATGAGAATAAGGCGCACCCGACGCATCTCAAACAGTCCCTCGTTGAGAATAACCTCATCTTAGGGATGTACCACAGCGGGATAACAAACGAGATTGTTGACCTCCCATTTGAACCACCTGATGGGTTAATGGATGCACTCCGAGAGAGGCTATAA
- a CDS encoding Gfo/Idh/MocA family oxidoreductase → MYKTAMLGCGGRARAHADAYRFVKGGKLAAICDMNEELLNKFGDDFGISSRYTDLDEMLEKEKPDVLHIVTAPVLRGSNERIRYPLMKQASDAGVPAAIVEKPIAVESEDWKQISGLSKETKTKFVVNTQLNFHPQNLELKADVAAGRIGEIKFIDASARSTPVDQGPHVLQLVSSYIDNSRPVRVLGQISGAEHLDSAQPSPQYASARVQYENGLHVSVAFGTAIAPTASDDPVVFFHKRVFVVGVKGFVHWRFSSWERSTHEGGYEGGPLSYGEQDVIAQGNLTEAVFDWLDDESKVHPTHLEQSLAEFNLLLGIYYSGITNEVIDLPFDPPDGLMDKLRAKL, encoded by the coding sequence GTGTATAAAACCGCAATGTTAGGGTGTGGTGGCCGCGCCCGTGCGCACGCGGATGCCTATCGCTTTGTCAAAGGTGGTAAGCTCGCTGCAATCTGCGATATGAACGAAGAATTACTCAATAAATTTGGAGACGATTTTGGTATCTCTTCCCGATACACTGACTTGGACGAAATGCTTGAAAAAGAGAAACCTGATGTCCTCCATATCGTCACAGCACCGGTGCTGCGGGGTAGCAACGAGCGCATCCGTTACCCGCTCATGAAACAAGCCTCGGATGCAGGTGTTCCGGCAGCGATTGTGGAAAAACCGATTGCCGTTGAAAGCGAGGATTGGAAACAAATTTCGGGACTTTCCAAAGAGACGAAAACGAAATTCGTCGTCAACACACAACTCAACTTCCACCCACAAAACCTTGAATTAAAAGCAGATGTGGCGGCAGGACGTATTGGTGAGATTAAGTTCATTGATGCAAGTGCGCGGAGCACACCTGTTGACCAAGGTCCGCACGTGTTGCAATTGGTGTCTTCCTATATTGACAACTCCCGTCCGGTGCGGGTACTCGGTCAGATTTCTGGTGCTGAACACTTGGATTCAGCGCAACCCTCACCGCAATATGCGAGCGCGCGCGTCCAATACGAGAACGGGCTTCATGTCTCTGTTGCGTTCGGGACAGCCATCGCCCCGACTGCGTCCGACGATCCGGTTGTCTTTTTCCACAAACGCGTTTTTGTCGTTGGGGTTAAAGGTTTCGTGCATTGGCGGTTCAGCAGTTGGGAACGCTCAACCCATGAGGGCGGTTATGAAGGCGGTCCACTCAGCTATGGAGAGCAGGATGTCATCGCACAGGGCAACCTCACAGAGGCAGTTTTTGATTGGTTGGATGATGAGAGCAAGGTACATCCGACCCATCTTGAACAGTCGCTTGCAGAGTTCAATCTGCTTTTGGGAATTTACTATAGCGGTATCACAAACGAAGTGATTGATCTCCCATTTGACCCACCGGATGGACTGATGGATAAACTGAGAGCCAAGCTGTAA
- a CDS encoding Gfo/Idh/MocA family oxidoreductase: MYKTAFLGCGGRARAHADAYRFVKRGEIGAICDMNEELLNSFGDDFGVSSRYTDLDEMLAKEKPDVLHIVTAPVLRGTNQRIRYSLMKQASDAGVPAAIVEKPIAVESEDWKQLAGLAEETQTKFVVNTQLNFHPKNLELKRDVAEGRIGEIKFIDASARSTPVDQAPHVLQLVSSYIDNSRPARVLGQVSGAQDLDSTQPSPMHAAAQALYENGLHVSLAFGTGVGQKVPKEPDAGNHTHKRVFVVGTKGFVHWRFSSWERATPEGGYESGPLDYGEQDVVAQGNLTEAVFDWLDDENNQHPTHLKQSLAEFNLLLGIYYSGVTNEIIDLPFEPPDGLIDILRERL; the protein is encoded by the coding sequence ATGTATAAAACTGCGTTCTTAGGGTGTGGGGGTCGTGCCCGTGCGCATGCAGATGCCTACCGCTTCGTCAAACGCGGTGAAATCGGCGCAATCTGCGATATGAATGAAGAACTCCTCAACAGTTTCGGAGACGACTTTGGAGTTTCGTCGCGTTATACCGACTTGGACGAGATGCTTGCAAAGGAGAAACCGGATGTGCTTCACATCGTCACTGCCCCGGTGCTGCGCGGGACCAATCAACGTATTCGGTACTCACTGATGAAACAGGCATCCGATGCGGGTGTTCCAGCAGCGATTGTGGAAAAGCCGATTGCCGTTGAAAGCGAAGACTGGAAGCAGCTTGCCGGATTAGCGGAGGAGACACAAACGAAGTTTGTCGTTAACACACAACTCAACTTCCACCCGAAAAACTTGGAATTGAAGCGAGATGTCGCAGAGGGCAGGATTGGTGAAATCAAGTTCATCGATGCCAGTGCGCGCAGCACCCCTGTCGATCAGGCACCTCATGTGTTACAGCTCGTTTCGTCCTACATCGACAACTCGCGTCCGGCGCGAGTGCTCGGGCAGGTTTCTGGTGCTCAGGATTTGGATTCCACGCAGCCTTCCCCTATGCACGCTGCTGCGCAAGCGCTATATGAAAACGGGCTTCACGTCTCTCTTGCATTCGGGACAGGTGTAGGGCAGAAAGTGCCAAAAGAACCGGATGCGGGGAATCACACCCACAAACGCGTCTTTGTCGTTGGAACGAAAGGATTTGTGCACTGGCGGTTTAGCAGTTGGGAACGCGCAACACCGGAGGGGGGTTACGAAAGCGGTCCGCTCGACTATGGAGAGCAGGATGTCGTCGCACAGGGTAACCTCACCGAAGCCGTTTTCGATTGGTTAGATGATGAGAACAACCAGCATCCGACACATCTCAAGCAGTCGCTTGCAGAGTTTAACCTGCTTTTAGGAATTTACTACAGTGGTGTAACAAATGAGATTATAGATCTACCATTTGAGCCGCCCGATGGATTGATTGATATACTCCGGGAGAGGCTATAA
- a CDS encoding LamG domain-containing protein, producing MSLSKIACLIFFLSGVISLTANVGLVGYWSFDKADEANDMSGNGHDGVIRGNPKVIAGKFGEALEFNGSTDYVEIPDAPAISELKALSMSAWINPTKLGAWVAVAEKGIHLNWSYGFFIEPDGTLSFYVSTGPGNNLVCCVGNFALEIGKWYHIFGSYDGKSVKAYVDGKLEGEMPGNDAVHITEGLPFTIGSRNGQNHYGGAVDEVAFWDEAIAVEDAMDPLPVKPGRKLTTTWGAIKTRR from the coding sequence GTGTCCCTTTCAAAAATTGCGTGTCTGATCTTCTTCCTGTCTGGCGTTATCAGTCTCACAGCAAATGTCGGATTGGTGGGTTATTGGTCTTTTGACAAGGCAGACGAGGCGAACGATATGAGTGGGAACGGACACGATGGCGTTATCCGTGGAAATCCGAAGGTGATAGCCGGAAAATTCGGTGAGGCATTGGAATTCAACGGTAGCACGGACTATGTTGAGATACCCGATGCACCGGCAATTTCTGAATTGAAAGCGCTGTCTATGTCGGCGTGGATTAATCCAACGAAACTCGGTGCGTGGGTGGCGGTTGCGGAGAAGGGTATCCATCTCAACTGGAGTTACGGTTTTTTCATTGAACCTGATGGGACACTCTCCTTTTACGTCTCTACCGGTCCTGGCAACAACCTCGTCTGTTGTGTTGGCAATTTTGCGCTTGAAATTGGAAAGTGGTACCACATTTTCGGTTCCTACGACGGTAAGTCTGTGAAGGCTTACGTTGATGGAAAGCTGGAAGGCGAGATGCCGGGTAATGATGCCGTTCATATTACCGAGGGGCTACCTTTTACGATCGGCAGTCGCAATGGTCAGAACCATTATGGTGGTGCTGTTGACGAGGTGGCGTTCTGGGATGAAGCCATCGCTGTTGAGGACGCTATGGACCCACTTCCTGTGAAACCGGGACGCAAACTAACGACTACTTGGGGCGCAATAAAAACACGACGTTAA
- a CDS encoding LamG domain-containing protein: protein MLKARVITIVLSLMLMLSMSLTGSAEINEDMIAAAWLFEGDAEDVSRNGFDGEVKGGKFVTGKIGDAIELNGASDWVEIPKRIGEFEEITFAHWVKSTGREAQWRVFFNVNGWKAGDIHYQMHPNNKVEFSIHSNPGGNDTFANYMLAGDQMDKWVHIATAYSATEKKIRFYVNGELDIENDWGGNPGVLDPARIGDWGQSRQWEGLIDEFIIFNTVLDEDDIQAVMNDGLETTLAVDAKEKLAVTWGSLKK, encoded by the coding sequence TTGTTAAAGGCGAGAGTTATAACAATTGTTCTCAGCCTGATGCTCATGTTGAGTATGAGTCTAACGGGTTCTGCTGAGATCAACGAAGACATGATTGCAGCGGCATGGCTGTTTGAGGGCGATGCCGAAGATGTGTCCAGAAATGGATTTGATGGCGAAGTAAAAGGTGGCAAGTTTGTCACAGGCAAAATCGGCGATGCGATCGAACTGAACGGCGCAAGTGACTGGGTCGAAATTCCGAAACGGATCGGCGAATTTGAAGAAATTACCTTCGCACATTGGGTCAAATCTACAGGACGCGAAGCACAGTGGCGTGTTTTCTTCAACGTCAACGGTTGGAAAGCCGGAGACATCCATTACCAGATGCACCCGAATAATAAGGTTGAGTTCTCCATTCACAGTAATCCAGGTGGGAATGATACCTTTGCGAACTATATGTTAGCAGGGGATCAGATGGACAAATGGGTCCACATCGCCACCGCCTACAGCGCGACGGAAAAGAAAATTCGTTTTTACGTTAACGGCGAACTCGATATCGAAAACGATTGGGGTGGAAACCCCGGAGTCCTCGACCCAGCTCGGATTGGTGACTGGGGGCAATCAAGACAGTGGGAAGGGTTGATAGACGAGTTCATTATTTTCAACACCGTTCTCGACGAAGACGATATCCAAGCGGTTATGAATGACGGTTTGGAAACAACGCTCGCTGTGGACGCAAAAGAGAAATTGGCTGTCACATGGGGCAGTCTCAAGAAATAA